ttttaaaaacaaaaatagaagGCGGTTAAAATCTCCGGATTTTCAGAGACGGATGCTAACTCCTCCTGAACCAAATGACGAAAATGCACTTAGTCTATTGAGATTAACAAATAGTTTGCCTTCTTTTCAAGGCTAATTTCGTGAAAAAGGAATAACTCGCGAACGTGGGCTACTGTGACGGCATATTCAAAAAGCGGAAGGATACCTTTTTACCGTATTTAAAGTTTATAAGTAAACGGGACGAACAGATTGTTGGACACGTGAACGAATCAAAATCGCACACGTCActagaaaaaacaaaaaagatacTAAGatctaaactaaaaaaaatattaaaaagaaaaagaaagaaaaaacgaAGGAGCGGTTTCTACGTTAAAAGCTAaacatcttttctttcttttgtaatACAGCCGCTAAGGGAGAAAGCAAGCAAAGCAAACAATTGAAACTAAATTCTGCATTCAACTCTTGAGGTGATACTAACTTACTTTGTAAGTCTCTTGTTGTTTgatctttctttctcattttttttcttttccttgtttgTTTTTGTCTTGAAAATTGGCTGTATTTGAAGTTATTTTTATGGAACCCAGTTTGCATTGCATGTTTGGGAGTTAGGTGTCTGAAAATGGGTTTAACAAGGAACCTGCATAATTGCATATGAAGAGATGTCATGTCTACATatgatgtttttcttttttctgtgaATTTGAGTGGTTGGGGATTTGTTTGCTTAATCATTCTATCATTTTTCTATATATATGCCATATACTCTTTGCAAATAGCTTCATTACTAACTAATGTTTATATGTCATTATATTCTTGTCCAGGGCAAATAcaaagcaacaaaaaaaaaaataaatgaagttcTTGAGAAAGAGTAATTTGGAGTTTTTGAGAGTTTGAGCTTTGTAAACAGCAATTCGACCGTGTATATAGACAATGGATGATTATCTTGATCAGTATTTCTCATCATCATCATGGTCAGATGTGAATGTCAAGGAAAGATCATATTGGGTCCATAATGAACCTGATCAACCAAATGAAGTGTTTCCTAGTTCGAACTTCAATAGCATCGAGTGTTTAGCTGCACATAATACGGCACCTTTAGTTCATAACCGAGGGTCAGGTTGTAGTGTTGAACATGGTTTGCTGTATGGAGAAGGTGGTTTACAAATGAACGGTGAAAATTGCAGTGGTAACTCTTCACAAGAGATGATGAATGGAAGCTTCGAACTCAGAAACCTGGGACTGCAATTGAATACAGATGTTCATTCCTCTGGCTCATCGAGCCTTGTTTCTTTAAATGATGTTCCAGTTGTTGGTGACATGATCCCATCTTTATCGTTTAATGAGAGAGGGCGTATGATAAGCAATGGAGGTGAATCTTCTGAGTTTCGGAGATCATTTACAGGCTTGGAAACTCTTTCTCCAATTCCACAATTATGGCATCTACAACCTTATGACTCTGTTTCTTCCCTTCCCACTTTGGTGGGACAAACCATAGTAGATGATGAAGGCAATATTAACAGATTTATTGAGATTGATGAAATTCTGCAACCTGAGAACTTATCTGCTTCCATCAATTCAAAGGTACTAATTTTAATTATGACTAGTTTGTATGGTTCATTTAACTGGCTCTACAATATCGTCTGTATTGGGGCTTAATTTCTGAATAATCTCTTGTTGCTTATGTCAATGTATCAGGGACAACAGGACATGCAAAATTCCTTTTGCTCTTCTTTTCCCGCTGACCACCCTATAACAAAGACCATGATTGGGTTGCCATCTCTGGTGCAGGTACTTGTAGTGGTCTCAGCCACATAATCTGGGCATGATTTATGGTCTCATCATTTTACTACTACTGATAGTTTAGATACAAAGGTTATTATTTGTAAACTTATATTACAGGGTGCATCGCCTAACCTGAACAATGGTTCCGACCGAACTGTGAAGCCTCGAGTAAGGGCACGTCGAGGTCAGGCTACTGATCCACACAGCATTGCAGAGAGGGTCAGTTTTAATATTTCCTGTTGTCTAAGTTTCATATACTTGATTTGTTTTTTGAGATTATAGGTTGCTTGATTATTTGTTCCAATGCAGCTTCGAAGAGAGAAGATTGCTGAAAGAATGAAAAACCTGCAAGAACTTGTACCTAATTCCAATAAGGTATTCTCTTCTGGAAGCGACATCTAACCTGGTCTACAGTCAGACATTCTGCTTCTGTTATTGTTTGTTTTTCAATGAAATTTACATGCAATATCTTGGCAATATGAACTGCAAGCATAAATTCTGCAGTTCTTACCCCATCTCAATTAAGTAAAGGTCAAGTAACACACAAGAATGATGAACAATCTTCATCATTCTGCAGATTATAGAGAAAAGAGGATACTTaagtttcaaaataaattatgcaCAATGATTAGCTGATGAGCATTAATGAAACATTGCAGACAGACAAAGCCTCTATACTTGATGAAATCATAGGGTATGTCAAGTTTCTTCAACTCCAAGTCAAGGTAAGACCAACTTTTTTGTTAATATCGAACATCCAAGCGTCAGAAGTTGAGCTTGAACTGACTCggttttaagttaaattttaaccAGATTTTGGCTACTGTGCTTCTGGAAATTATTTGCAGGTACTAAGCATGAGCAGGCTTGGGGCAGCAGCTGCAGTTGTTCCTCTCATCACTGATGGTCGAGCTGAGGTGTGGcaaattctttcttcttttaaGTTGATTCACTTTTTGATCTTTATTGTGATCTAAACATCATTTTATAATGGTTGGAGCAAAATTCTGTTTGTCAGGTATCTAATGGTTTATCACTTGCACCATTAGCGGGTCAAGGGGTTGATTTTTCACCATCTCCTGATCAAGTTGTTTTCGAACAAGAAGTGGTGAAGCTCATGGAATCCAATATGACAATGGCCATGCAATATCTACAAAGTAAAGGTTTCTGTCTTATGCCTGTTGCACTTGCTGCTGCCATATCCAATGTTAAGTCATCCACATCCTCATCGTCATCATCAGTTCCTGCTTCTGATGAGAGTAAGAAACTTGGCTTCACCAACAGTACTCTAATCAACAACAcctgcagcagcagcagcagcagcagtagCAGTAACAGCAGCGGTAGCTTACCTGGTGTTGGGATTCCAAACATCAACGCTGATGGCAATTTTATGACTGGAATGCTTGGTTCTGATATTATGGCCAAAGGTTGTACTGGCACCTTCAAACAAGAGGAACTCAACACTCTTTGCACTGCCAAATGACTGAATCCCAATACCATAAACAGCAAACTTGTCCACTAATATGTCAATTAACCTAGTAGATAAAACACTAGTTGTTTTAAACTGTCGAAGGCTAtctttgttcccttttctatatttctatatatatgcatatagaCGACAACCCAAACAAGAGAATGAGAAATAATTGTTTAGCAAAGCTTGAGCAGTTTACTAATTATAGTAGGGAAAACTAGctttttaatttaaatcatattctACAGTTAACTCTTCTTAATCTCTGTTTTGAAGAATACAAAATATTGGGGGGAAAATTGGGGGGCCTGGTTAATGGCTTCATCTATATATGGGAACAACAATGGGGGCAATACATACAATACAATAATTACATTCCTAATATCGTGCCTTTTATCTTATGCATAATATTTGAGGAAGAAAGGCCGAAAAGATTGAAAAATGAAACTAAAAGAGAGATATTTCTAAGTTGTGTAGAATGGAATCTAAAGTGAGTCAAAGGTTTGTCAATAACCATTCACAGTTTTGTGGGGTTTCTTCTTGAAATTTGAGATGCTACAGTGTGGACAAACGTACTCCAGCCCATCTGTTTTTGCATAATCCTACCATTCAGAAGATAAATATATCGAGTTAATTGCAATACAATAGAATAGGTTATTGACTCGATTGCCAACAATGAAAGCAGCTATATTGCTGCGagactttatttttctttatttgtgTCTGACAACTCATTTTTGACATATATTGGGTATTGGCATGGGGATATGATCCTCTAAACAccctccatatatatatataaaacactCTAGAAAAATTAAATACGCCCCCGTAGGATACATACCCATATCCAATATTCAAACCTGAGTCTGTGTAACTAGGAAAATATTATCATACTATATATATTGAATTCAGTGCCGAAGACATAACAAACATGTTTTTAGTTGCAGGTAAGGCAAACTTTTGCTGAACTCGTCCAAAACCATACAAAATATAACTTATGTTACTCTGATGTTTTTAGTTGCATTTCTCTTTTGATAAGTAAATTTTTTAGAAGGTATACCTTAAAGGCTCCAAGACCCTGCCGCCTATCACAGCCAAAGTGTGCCCACTCATCACAAACTCCACAGTTTACCCAGTCACCTGCTGCACTACTGTTGCCACACAGAAACTCACCAGTGTCAGGACTGCAAACTCACAATGGTCATGTAATGTGTGTGAAGTGAGtgcatatgtgtgtgtgtgtgagagagagagagagagacctgTGACACAACAAACAGCATTCCCCATCGACATCATCATGAGCCAATTCATACTCTAAAAGGTAAGTCTCATAATGTCTTTTCAGAGTGTTGCCCACTCCCTAGGAACAAACAACAAACAACATTAGACAAAAGCATAGAGTGGAAAACACGAAATGCCATTTAAAGAACTTAAGGATCAAAAGGACAGAAATGTTGAAGCAACGGACAGGATCTTATCATTTTTACTGAAGCTCTACAAAAATTGCAAACTATCTTGAAAAAAGAATTATCAGAAAGGAAATCTACATGGCTAACAACTTGAACACATACAGTCATTCTATTTGTCAACGTGTGATTGCGCATCTTCGAAAAAACTTGTCCCTTCCAATTTATGCCATTCCCAACATGAAAGCCTCCTCTTGACACCACCTGTAAGGGACATATTAAAATACTTCTTCTTCCTTTACAGATTTCAATCATATTTTGCACAAAGAATAGCTTACCTCTCTATACAAGTTGAAAAGGTCAAGCCGCTTTGCATTCAGAATGGCATCAGGAAACTCAGCTAACCCCCCTTGAGGAACAAGACGAGTATGTCCCCGAACTATCAGAAACTGCATTACATCTCTCAGAAACTCTTCCTGCCCGAAAATAAATTGacatgaggaaaagaaaaaaaagaatatattaGAGGAACATAGTTGCAGAGATACTAAATTATGCAACCTTCAACAATTACTTCTCTAGTTGACTAATAGAGTCACCCAAACACCTATCCTTGTTTGTGGTGAGGAAGAAAAGCAGGTCAACAGAGATATAACAGAGAAAATTAACCAATTATTCTGACAAGTCAACACATTTTCTCTAAAAACTTCATTATCACAGTACTAGTTCATCTCTAGACCTGAGCATGCAATAATAGCCAATTACATTAGAAAAGCAAAATAGTTAATGAACTTTTTCCTAAATCCTGACGCATGCATAAGATTTTTCTTAGAAATATCAGAGCATCAACTATGACATTCCCAATCGAGAGATTGCAAGCCCTATAAGCTAGAGTggataaaaatttgttaagttaAGAGAACAATATCCATAAAGGCATATGAATCTTAGCATAGATCATGATCTTACACTATAGTATGTAAACAAACCCCAAATGCGGGTACCATACAAATTCTTAAACTCTGAGAAGATGACTAACCTCTGAGCAAACCTGTATCGGGGCTCGATCACAACCATGTTTCTTGAGAGGTAACGGATTTAAAGAAATAATCTGCTGGGCCTGATGAGAATTTGATAATGCTTTCCGATGTGTAACAGGAGCAGGTGGCTTCACAGGTACTATTGGCAAGTTAACCTTTCCTTGGTCACCATCATATCTCTCAGCCTCGGAAAATCCAGAAAACGGAAGCATCTTATGACGATGGGTATGAGGAATTGGCCTCATAGCAGCAACATTTGGTTTCAGTCTTACATTACCATTTAAACCTTCCATGATAGTACAGTTTAGAGGTTTAGTGCCCTTAGTTGGCTGTGATCTTTTACGACAAGGTGCCGGAGGCACCAACCAGTTGGGAGATCTAGCAATTACAGAACCATCCCAGAGGGGATCTTTGCCCTGCCTCACGGAAAAGAAAAGCAGACGTTCTGCATCATCTTTTTCAAAAGAAGCAACCGACAACCCTTGAACACTAGCAATCCCCAGCATAACTAAGCTGCGGTAGGATACATCCGGTGCAAGTTGCCTCAAAACCTGTTAAGCCATTCCCAGAAACAGATCATGATTACAAAAATAAAAGCTAAGCTAAGttaaacaaaattatcatcatGGAAAAGGCTTCATAAGTATTTCTTAAAACATAATTCAGTGAAAGTTTCTCCTTCAAATGTTTATCCATACCTCCAATGAAGTTTATGGTAAAAAGAACAAACAAAAGAGTTTACACATGCAATAGACACATGAACATATAAGCATATGCATAAAAAGAGAAGTGTCATAGAATGAATAAGATGGTTGAAGAGAAAAATCAGACCTGCGAAGCCCATGTAGGAACCTTCATGCACACTTCAAACACACTTGCTCCACAGGCAATTGAGGCTGATCTGCGAGGCTCAGATGAAGGCACTTTGCTTTCATCAGAGCTCGACTGTGCATGGACAAGCTGACTATTCTCGATAAGCtcattttttatatgattttccAATAGCTGAgacaacaaaagaaaaaacaagaaaacaaGACTGTTAGGTGTgaccttaaagaaataaaacTAGCAATTAACCCGATCAGATTTACTTGCCTGATCATTAAAACAAGTCTGTGCGCTACCGGAAACTAGAAATGATATGTGAGCTGAACTACAGGTTGAAAAATCACAACGCATGGTCATTACACCACGAGAAAATGTCCCAGCCTGAAGAGGTGGTGGTGGAGCACTATAAGAATAGTAGCCATTAGTGTGTTGATGATAATGACACAAAAGAAGCTTGGACATAGCAGTACATGGGGAATGGGAACTCCATAAAAGAAAAGATCAAAGTCACAAATGCTCAGCCCAAAAGAAACTTTAACTAAGCTCAAATTTACAAGTACCTTGCACGGTTATGAAGTTTGCTTCCACGTATCTGAAACAATTGCCATCTAGTTAATAAGTGGTTAAAACAGAATCAAATAATTAGCACAGATTATGCTCACACATGAAACCACAACACACTGCCAAAAAATCATGGGAATACATGGTGCGCTTTTTCCATGTGAACATGAAAATCAAACAATTGAAAGTTTTCCTGGAATATCATGTCGTTAGGCCCTATACAGCAAAGCCACTGCAAGTGCAACCTTATCCAACTCAATTAGGGCATGTGCAGAATAATATAAATCTCATTCATAAATTTTTCTCATGTCATTTTGATTACGAGGTGATGATGATATGAGCACCCTAGCTAATCTGTGTAGGTATTTTTCAGCTAGCTGATCTTTCCAAGCTAAACTGATTTTTGCAAACGAGAATGCCAACATCATAATGTTGTTTAGACTGTATGGTgaaccaaaatttaataaaacaatcaTTTTGAAACATTTAGGAAGAGATGTGAAACTGTTAAGAAAAAAGGAGGAAAAGATTGAGGATCTCATTCTCTTTTCAGCATTAAAAACTCAACAAGTGACTCTAACCAAATTTAGATGCAGCAATAACTAAATCTCTTAGATTACGATGTTCAAAAGATGGTACTGCGAACAAAAATGTAAGCTAAAACAGGCAAACTAAGGATATACGTCTAAGGAAAAAAAGCACTTGTACAAACTCACTTCTATGCTCAAGAGGGCATTAAGTCCATCTTCCAGAGACCCCAATAGGAATGCATCCTGCAGGCCATATAGTTAACAACAAATATAAAAAAGTGTGAACAAAATAATTAGTATATGATTATTACCATGaagaaaatattaatatgtgattattttttgAACAAGGAAAAACTGAAACTCAAACCTACCAATAGGCCTGGTGATCCACAAACAAGAAACCTCATAGTAACATGCTCATCATATATCTTAATGGCAGGAAGATTTTCAAGAGAGCCTTCTTCCTCTTGCATATCTACCTCGGATTGAGAAACATCAATCTTGGGAGGCTCACCAAGTAAACATGGTCCTGGCTTAACACTCTGTTTCTGATTATCAGAAGAGGCAATATCGTTGCTCCACAAACAGTACAATCTAAAAGAAGCATGGGCAAATTGGAATGCATCCCATATATGGCTACATGAACTGCATTAGACCAAAACTGCAAAACTTCAGTACAGTCTCTAAATTCCTTCCAGTTTGTAGCCAATAGTGCTATAAACCAGGTGAAGTTTATCTAAAATAGAgtgcataactttaaaatatcAACCAATTTCGGAAATTAAAAGCAGTGGCAGCAACTGCTCTGGAAAACTAATGCACTATAACCACTATTCAGGAAGGTAGGGGAAGTTATTATGTTttacatacacatacacatacacagaCATATAACAAATATAAGTAGAAGTCTGTACCTTTGAATCACTGATAACAGTGCCTGACGAAAATGGCAAGCTGCATACCGCGAGAATGAATTTTTCCAATATATAACATAAGGGACTCCCTGGCAAGGAGAAATGAATGTCAacaacatttcaaaaaaaaaaaaaacataaagaatgaATTTCAACTGTTTGCCCGTGaccatgataaataattttaCCTTGGAGTGAAGTGCCTCAGCCAATCTGTCACCATTGGGGGTCTCTAAATAAACCTACACAAACATTTGACAATAGATTAGTTCAACATATATAATGATATAGAAACCAGTAAAACTAgtaaaaagaagaagcaaaacaaaaggaaaggaaaaaatgaaCGTAAAATGAACTTAAAATGGGAAAGATCATAAAGTATAAGAAAAACTCAACCGTATCCAGTATCTTTAGCACCATTATCAAACAATTTCAAGGAAAATGAGAACAAACGATAAACGCTACACAGAAATTAAAGTAAAACAATCAAGCGACACTAACAGTGGAGGGCAATGTGGAACCAAAGAGTCCGCAAATGGCTTCTGGAGTGGACAAGTCAACATCTCCCAAAACCAGAGAGCCAATATCTTCATCTGCATTCTGCTCTCCTTGAAAGTAAACAATATTTGGCTCCGTAGATTCAAAAACCCGCCGGAACTCATCAATGCTAGGATTGATAAGAAGCTGAACCTTCACTCACACACATGAAAATGTCATAATCTTCAAATACGTTTCAGCTAAAACGTCAGAGTTCTAAAAATATGCAGAACTATTAATCTGAGTTATATACCTCAAGGCGCCCTGAAGAAACAATATCTGGAAATGGGTATCTGGGCTTATGATCAGAAACTGGCTGCCTAAGTTTATTACCAGAAACTTTACTACTACAAAGAACTGCAAGGAGACTGCAATGGTTCCTTGAAGACCCTTGAGCATTAAACATCATGCAAACATGCCAGAACCAATAAGACTCAGGCTTGCCACTAAGTATAAGGCACCAATGCCTgcttttaaaaaatctaaataacCCAAAAACACtagaatgaaataaaataaaaaccctaaaaagcttGCTGCAAATCAGATAACTAAAAAATCCCACTTCTCAAAAATCTCCAAATTTTCCAAAATTCCACCAGAGAGCGAAAACAAACTTCCCTTTGTATTTGCAGACACTTCAAAATCCCTAAAATACCAAAGCTGGAAACTTCAAAATTTGAAGAATACCCACCGACCCAGATAAGATTATCAAGGGGATCGGGAACCCAAATGAGCAAATTTACCAGAAACGAGGTTACCGAGAAAACTCCCCAATAAACAATAGGATGTAAACGCTcccaaagaacaaaaaaaaaagtacaacaaaaaagaaagaacccTAAGTTTAGAAGATTGACTCTAATAATAAAGAAATCTCAAATAAGAAACCCCGAAAGGAGACATCTTCCTTTCACCTaataaaaattctcaaaaaaaatatagaaataaaaaaaatcaaaatcacgCAATaaataattgcaacataaaggaCTAAAAGCTTTTTCGGACTGTTTAGTTGAGAATCAAACAGCCCAgcccccccccccctttttttcattttttctttgttGTCAGTTTGCATTTTAATAACTACAGTTTCCTTTTCCCCAATCACATTCTCGTATATCTAATGTAagtcaaaaaacaaaaaaattcatgAACCGTTTGATCAGGAAACCCACAAAATAAGAAAATACCCATTtgttaattaaactcaaataatcTAAATTGACTTTTTATTAATTCGTTTCTTTCAAGTTTCACGTTTGTTCGACTTTTGAAAAAGCCATCAAGTAAATGACTTCATGTTACCCTGCTTCAAAAGACACTACTACACTGTAATCGCGAACTTCGAGAAGGcgaattttttgtttattttactcCCTCCTTTTTGTTGTTCTTCACGTTAAAAAAATCTCCTTACTCCACACCATTAGTCGATTACTATAAAGATTCTCATAAGGGATtggttttctttttccatttttttttccatttttcgggttttcgattCGGACACGAATTTAGGATCAGGACTGGTTGGTTCTCTTCTCATTGTCCGAGGTTGTCATTATCATTTCCATGATCATTAGATCATTGATAATGATCATCATCAGCAATCTTTTTTtgccaaaggaaaaaaaattcatcAGCAGTCGTTTTTGCTCTTGGGTCTtccattaaataattttttttaaagtctgctCTATATTATATTAAACTTAATTAGAAAcccaataaaaagaaaaaaaaattaagttttgtttttaagTAATAATCTTGCTTGATAAAACTGGCTGCACTCTGTAAGAACAGGGACTCCCAGGATTTAACTACTTTTATTTTATGCTATAAAGGGAAAAAAGaactattcatttttttaaaattcatttattattcttttcttttctatgatCTTCTTCTATTAAATCCCTAACCAGCATGTAATTGATGAAAACCAATAACATTTTACTCTGATCGAAGGGGTTCTGTTTTcaacaaatgttaattttttaattaagaattttttatacatgttataatttttacaattttttttcaaagtcatAATTATTTGCCCTAATAATAAATCAATATTCGAATCTGAATTCGAGCAAGGTGGCTGTTGCGTTTATTAAATATCAAACATGTGTCCAAAATTAAAGTTCACTCGGTGTATGATCTGCATTAATTTTAGAACTTAATAACATTTCTCAAAATTGTCTCTAAACTTGAATTTCATCAAAGTATATTGGTACAACACTTTAAATTTACGTCACATCTGAATTTAATAactaatttttcataattttattgcattttttaaattctatatgatatttgaaaatttataagtgataaattatttaatcttaTAATGTCACatcattatattttataaaatccaagtttaaagattaaatttaaaaaattatctaaaatttaaaattaatttagataaaacacGATTCAAATGGAAGCTAAAATTTGTTAGCAAAATTAGGGATCAAATGTTTATTATATAACCCATTTAGatgttaataaaatgattttgtcCCTATGTTTTTTAACTTCTAGTCATGTTTTTGAAGACTTGAATATTTATGAATCGAatgtaaattaattttaaaatttaaattaaaccgAACTCTCATATTTAAATTCTAACCATATCACACAAATTCACTTAGAAGTAAAATATTAGTTATCGTAAAACtgtaaattgaacaaaaaaaattcatttataatttttttatagtattatcACCGTATATGTGAAAACAATGGAAAATATAGATGCACATGCACGTAAGTGAAAGCTaaaatggaaaataattaaaagaaaatggtcAGAACTTCGACGGCCGAGGGGTTTCTTTGAGTGATGGTTTGGGCTACCGTAGCCCAAAGATAGTCCTGATAGGTCAGGTTGGGTCGGGTCCTATCGTCGAAAGTTTCTTCTGTTTATCACCGAACCGACTAGTTGACCCGGAAGTAAAAAAGTGTAGGACAGAAGCTGGTGCCACGTTCAAAcaccaaaatttacaatttacagGGATTGTTGACTTCCCGTGCACAGCAAGAAAAGGTCAAATCTTTTGTTCCGTGCcacaaaaaagttaaaaaaaattgcaGTTTTATTTGAAAAAGGTTAGCTACAAAACTCATTAtaatctttatttaatttttaaggtatttattgaaataaattcaGTAATTAATATATCTCTATTTGTAAAtctattaaaaatgtaaatattaaccACGAGTTTTAAAATAACTTTATTCCTAGAACAAAAATTGAACCCTAAATAATTGATTAAGGTAAAAAAAACCATTATCATGTCATaatttacatctttacaattttaacaacactcatattattattattattattttcagttGAAATATTTC
The genomic region above belongs to Gossypium hirsutum isolate 1008001.06 chromosome D05, Gossypium_hirsutum_v2.1, whole genome shotgun sequence and contains:
- the LOC107907072 gene encoding uncharacterized protein, which encodes MDDYLDQYFSSSSWSDVNVKERSYWVHNEPDQPNEVFPSSNFNSIECLAAHNTAPLVHNRGSGCSVEHGLLYGEGGLQMNGENCSGNSSQEMMNGSFELRNLGLQLNTDVHSSGSSSLVSLNDVPVVGDMIPSLSFNERGRMISNGGESSEFRRSFTGLETLSPIPQLWHLQPYDSVSSLPTLVGQTIVDDEGNINRFIEIDEILQPENLSASINSKGQQDMQNSFCSSFPADHPITKTMIGLPSLVQGASPNLNNGSDRTVKPRVRARRGQATDPHSIAERLRREKIAERMKNLQELVPNSNKTDKASILDEIIGYVKFLQLQVKVLSMSRLGAAAAVVPLITDGRAEVSNGLSLAPLAGQGVDFSPSPDQVVFEQEVVKLMESNMTMAMQYLQSKGFCLMPVALAAAISNVKSSTSSSSSSVPASDESKKLGFTNSTLINNTCSSSSSSSSSNSSGSLPGVGIPNINADGNFMTGMLGSDIMAKGCTGTFKQEELNTLCTAK
- the LOC107907071 gene encoding AT-rich interactive domain-containing protein 4, with protein sequence MMFNAQGSSRNHCSLLAVLCSSKVSGNKLRQPVSDHKPRYPFPDIVSSGRLEVQLLINPSIDEFRRVFESTEPNIVYFQGEQNADEDIGSLVLGDVDLSTPEAICGLFGSTLPSTVYLETPNGDRLAEALHSKGVPYVIYWKNSFSRYAACHFRQALLSVIQSSCSHIWDAFQFAHASFRLYCLWSNDIASSDNQKQSVKPGPCLLGEPPKIDVSQSEVDMQEEEGSLENLPAIKIYDEHVTMRFLVCGSPGLLDAFLLGSLEDGLNALLSIEIRGSKLHNRASAPPPPLQAGTFSRGVMTMRCDFSTCSSAHISFLVSGSAQTCFNDQLLENHIKNELIENSQLVHAQSSSDESKVPSSEPRRSASIACGASVFEVCMKVPTWASQVLRQLAPDVSYRSLVMLGIASVQGLSVASFEKDDAERLLFFSVRQGKDPLWDGSVIARSPNWLVPPAPCRKRSQPTKGTKPLNCTIMEGLNGNVRLKPNVAAMRPIPHTHRHKMLPFSGFSEAERYDGDQGKVNLPIVPVKPPAPVTHRKALSNSHQAQQIISLNPLPLKKHGCDRAPIQVCSEEEFLRDVMQFLIVRGHTRLVPQGGLAEFPDAILNAKRLDLFNLYREVVSRGGFHVGNGINWKGQVFSKMRNHTLTNRMTGVGNTLKRHYETYLLEYELAHDDVDGECCLLCHSSAAGDWVNCGVCDEWAHFGCDRRQGLGAFKDYAKTDGLEYVCPHCSISNFKKKPHKTVNGY